The genomic DNA TTCGAAATGCAGCCAGTGCTGCCATGGCCCCTCGGCGATCTGGAGCACATTCACGATCGAATCGGCATCGACAGCCGAAATCCGGTGTGTGCGATGCACATCCACGCGCCGCCACACCAGCCGCGTACCCAGATGGGCAGCATCGACGGCAGCGGCGACATCAGCGGCGTGCTCGTCGGCGACCAGCATTGTGCGGCCCAGCCCGCCGAGCACCCGCTCGGCGGCGCCCGCCCAATTCGCATCGATGACGTCGATCAACTCGCCGGCGAACGGCAACGATCGCGCCGGCAGCCCGGTCGCGCGCATGACCAGCTCACGAGCCGCCAGCAGCTTGTGGTCCAGGTTCGACTTCTGCCCGGCGAGCGAAGAGATCTGCTGTTTGAGGTCGGTAACCTGTTCGTCGGCGCGCGCGGCAGCGAGGATCAGGGCGCTGTGGGCGGCGTCGTGCGCACCGGCTCCAGCCTCTAGTTCAGCTGCCTCCCTTGCGATCTGCGAGCACATGGTGGCGAAGCCTTCGGCGGTATCGGGAACGGTCGTGTCCCAGGACCGCAAAGCCACACCTAATCGGGCGCGCTGCGTGACCACCCGACGGACCGCTTCGTCGGCGCTATCCAGGGCATCGGTGAGCTCACGCAGGGACTGATTTCCGTCACGCGCACGCTCGGCGTCCTTCAGCGCGGTGGCAGCACGATGACGGGCCGCACTCGCGTGTTCGTCACGCGTGACGGCGTCAGCGAGCGCGGCCTCAGCGTCGGCGTGCCAACCCTGCGCCAGGTGCAGCTCGAAGCGCGCGGCGAGGCCGTCGAGCGCTGTCTGCTCCTCCCCGAGTTCCTGAGTCCGTTGCGCCTCTCGGTCCCGCGTTTCGGTCCACTCCTCCAGCGGTGTCAGTGCGGCGATCTGCTCACGCGTCTGCACGACCCTGCGATGCGCCTCGTCGAGGTCGGCGAAGAACTCGACGGCGCGACGAGCTTCGGCAAAAGTGTCGGGTTCGTCGAGCATGTAGTCGCGGAACAGCCGGTCGAGGCTGTCGAGCCCTTTGGCAGACATCGCCCGGTGCAGCAACAGTTGCGCGTTCTCGTCGGCGATTCCCAACCGGGCACGGAGCCGCTGACCAAACTGGGGGTAGCTCTTGTTGTAGAGAACATCGGGCCAGCGCTTCTTCAACCCGCGGACGTCGATGCCGTCAGACACCACGTGTCTGAGTTCGGTGATGTCCAGGTCGTGGTCGAAAAGCAGGAACGCGCGGCCCGATTCGCCAAGATCATTGCTGCCGCGTTTGAGGTGGAACAGCGCGACCAAGGTGGTGACGGTATCCCCATCAGGATCGGCAGTGGCCATCGTCAACCCGACGGCGCTCCAGGTCGCACCTTCCCGCAGGTAGCGCGACCGCAATTCGCGGGTGTCCGTGTCGGATCCGCGCGCATACGCACCTCGGATATAGGAGGCCACGGTGCGGCCGCGGCCCTGCGCGGCCGCATTGAAACTGAGCTTCGTCGGGGGCACCAACACCGTGGAGATCGCGTCCAACAACGTGGACTTACCCGAGCCCGAGGGACCGGTGATCAGGAAGCCCCGGCGCGCCACGGACAGGTCGTGATAGCCGTCATAGGTGCCCCAATTGAACAGCTGAACACGTGCCAGGCGGTGCTGACCATGCCGGAACACGTCCTCACTCATCGTCGGCCTCGGTATCGGAGTCCTGGTCGCTACCGGCGTCCAAGAGCCGCTGGTACTCCGCCTCGACCAGGGCAACCTCGTCCGCGTCGAACAACTGACGGAGCACGGGCGATACTTCGAACCGGCCCGCGGTGTCAGCGGCGGCGATCAGCGAGTACTTCTTCATCTTTTCCCATGACGCGTTGATCCGCTTCCGGAAGCCGCCCGCATCGGTGGTGTAGCGCCCGCGGTAGGGCTCCATGTCGGCGGCGATGTCGTCGTAATCGACGATCACCCGTTGTCCAGGCGGTGCCACGAGCAACTGGTAGCGCAACGCGAGTACCACCAGCGTGTCCATGAAGGTCAGCGTCTCTGTCCGAAGTACCTGCGGTGGAGCGAATTTGGGGTCATCGGGTGCGGGCTGCGGCCGGGTGAACGCGATGCCGTCGTCCTCGTCGAGGACGAGGTCGAGGAACACGTCGGCCAGTCGGCGTTCGATTTCGCTGCGGTGGGCGAGAATTGCCGACCATTGCTGTCGATGCGCATCATGCGTCACCACCGGACCGCGGAGCAGTTGGACCAGCGCACGCTTTGCCTCGAACGGAAAGGTCTCTTCGGGATTCACCGGTGATCCTCGAATGCATCGGGGCTGAAGGTGATGGTCGGAAGCACAACGGTGCGTCGGTCCATGGCGACCCGTTCGCTGGTGTCGGCGGAGACGGCACCGTGCTCAGCGCCGAGAACCATCAGGCCGACGATGCTGGCGAGGCCCTGGGTGGCAGGGAACTCGGCCAGGACCTGCCCTGCGGTGACCGGTCCAGCCGACCGGCTGAGGCTGGCGACGATGTTGCTGCGGAGTTCCTCGAAATCGATGTCGGATTCATGTGCCTGCGCAGCGAGTTCGGCGAAGTCGACCTCGTCGGTGTCATGCCGATCGAACTCCGTAGGCACCCGGCCTTCGCCCGGGTTGTGCAGCTTGAGGGCGGCGATCGAACGAACCTGCATGCCAATTCTGGTGAGTTCCAAGTTCATTGACTTCTCGGGTCGGTGCTGTGCACTCACTCGCACAGCCAGCGACTGGCAGCGCTGAATCAGTTGGCGGAGCCGCCGATGTTCTTCGTATTGGCGCGAGAGCACGAAATGTCGCAGCGATCGCGATAGCAGGATCATGGTCTGGCGTACCGTGGCTGCTTCGTTCTCCAGCCGGGTGAGGAGAGTGCTCAGGTCCGTACGCGTCTGAGGGGTCAACTCGGCTGCGAAGTCCCGTGACAGGATGGCGGTGATCGCTTCCTGAAGACGGGTCGACTGTTCGGCATCGAGGATCACGTCGTAGAAGCCGTTCACGGAACGTCCGGCTTCTGAGTCCGCCAACAGATCAACCCCGCGAAAAACGTTGCTCAACGTCGCACCGCCCTCAGCGGTGTCGTCAAGGATTTTGGCCCGGAGGTCCCGGCTCAATTCTTCGATGGTCGACCGCACCCGGGCGAAATCCACGGGTATCTCCTGCGCCAGGCCGAGCGTCTCGGCGACCCGCTCCTTTGCCGTCTCCGCGTCGAGCACAGCGAACTCGCCGCGTTCGACTTCTTC from Mycolicibacterium phocaicum includes the following:
- a CDS encoding ATP-binding protein, yielding MSEDVFRHGQHRLARVQLFNWGTYDGYHDLSVARRGFLITGPSGSGKSTLLDAISTVLVPPTKLSFNAAAQGRGRTVASYIRGAYARGSDTDTRELRSRYLREGATWSAVGLTMATADPDGDTVTTLVALFHLKRGSNDLGESGRAFLLFDHDLDITELRHVVSDGIDVRGLKKRWPDVLYNKSYPQFGQRLRARLGIADENAQLLLHRAMSAKGLDSLDRLFRDYMLDEPDTFAEARRAVEFFADLDEAHRRVVQTREQIAALTPLEEWTETRDREAQRTQELGEEQTALDGLAARFELHLAQGWHADAEAALADAVTRDEHASAARHRAATALKDAERARDGNQSLRELTDALDSADEAVRRVVTQRARLGVALRSWDTTVPDTAEGFATMCSQIAREAAELEAGAGAHDAAHSALILAAARADEQVTDLKQQISSLAGQKSNLDHKLLAARELVMRATGLPARSLPFAGELIDVIDANWAGAAERVLGGLGRTMLVADEHAADVAAAVDAAHLGTRLVWRRVDVHRTHRISAVDADSIVNVLQIAEGPWQHWLHFELVSRFDYRRVADARELGRHHRAVTRAGQTRDGDRHIKDDRSAIDDRRHYVLGTSNDSKLQALRDALRKAESDAGSAHRRARAARAESEQRRDRVQSAPGIVAVEWDELDLLAAEAHRLDVGERLAALRGDAEIDRLEAAVVAARGEATRAEKAYDDAHEALYSARQHAQNVASRIDDLQRTAAASDEPSPELTERYRARFDDGKRAPLRLNGFPAAERAVANQIRGEYSAAEKKLLQAQHAIETVLQQYLNRWPHPELAAEHGYADDAVAFLRRLRADDLPSVENRFFDLNDRQSNQNLGTLALRIRRAPGEIRRRIDEVNSSLAHSEFDRGRFLKIDVRDSLHPDVTEFLAAIARVQEGSLLADDRQAQEQRFERMRELLGRLGSSDPGDVVWRNRCLDTRRHVTFVGIEMDAEGTAVNHHDSSDALSGGQAQKLVFFCLAAALRYQLVGSDADVPKYGTVVLDEAFDRSDPEYTRRAADVFDQFGFHLVLATPLKMIKTLQDYVGGVATVSIRDSKASRLGVASIGEAADG
- a CDS encoding DUF4194 domain-containing protein produces the protein MNPEETFPFEAKRALVQLLRGPVVTHDAHRQQWSAILAHRSEIERRLADVFLDLVLDEDDGIAFTRPQPAPDDPKFAPPQVLRTETLTFMDTLVVLALRYQLLVAPPGQRVIVDYDDIAADMEPYRGRYTTDAGGFRKRINASWEKMKKYSLIAAADTAGRFEVSPVLRQLFDADEVALVEAEYQRLLDAGSDQDSDTEADDE
- a CDS encoding DUF3375 domain-containing protein, which codes for MAITSAVLRFRRLQQEAPEWSLLRARNAGLIIAVVQDYFPPERRIRPAAEVVAELDHDLELLRETGAEFESTATGYVAAWVHDGYLVRRPGQTRGTETLVPSAAALNAAAVVNGIDAPQRAASASRLGSIAANLIALQRDSDPVSASRLALLQSERKAVEQRIEEVERGEFAVLDAETAKERVAETLGLAQEIPVDFARVRSTIEELSRDLRAKILDDTAEGGATLSNVFRGVDLLADSEAGRSVNGFYDVILDAEQSTRLQEAITAILSRDFAAELTPQTRTDLSTLLTRLENEAATVRQTMILLSRSLRHFVLSRQYEEHRRLRQLIQRCQSLAVRVSAQHRPEKSMNLELTRIGMQVRSIAALKLHNPGEGRVPTEFDRHDTDEVDFAELAAQAHESDIDFEELRSNIVASLSRSAGPVTAGQVLAEFPATQGLASIVGLMVLGAEHGAVSADTSERVAMDRRTVVLPTITFSPDAFEDHR